The Nostoc sp. 'Lobaria pulmonaria (5183) cyanobiont' genome window below encodes:
- a CDS encoding DUF3326 domain-containing protein: MNRPYTAVLIVPTGVGAAIGGYAGDALPVAKVIAQVCDRLITHPNVLNGASLYWNLPNAFYVEGYGLDKFASGCWGLRPVRTNKVGLLLDQGIEPELRLRHIQAADAVRATLGLTLTDYVITDAPLNVELRTTASGASWGTIGNPDSLLRAAEILIKKAGAEAIAVVARFPDDMDEEAVQKYRHGEGVDPLAGAEAVISHLLVRTFQIPCAHSPALLSEPPQPDLSPRSAAEELGYTFLPCVLVGLSHAPQFIIEKGAIASQQEDIWADEVDAAIAPATACGSSALLSLSQRRCQIITVEENKTLIKVPPHPLGIKAIQVNSYLEAVGVLVAHKAGINPSALRPKLLPLQSISH, translated from the coding sequence ATGAATCGTCCATACACTGCTGTCTTAATTGTACCAACTGGCGTTGGGGCTGCCATTGGGGGTTATGCAGGAGATGCTTTGCCTGTTGCCAAAGTTATAGCACAGGTTTGCGATCGCCTAATTACTCACCCCAATGTCCTTAATGGCGCAAGTTTGTATTGGAATCTCCCAAACGCTTTTTATGTTGAAGGTTACGGACTTGACAAATTCGCATCTGGATGCTGGGGTTTGCGTCCAGTCCGCACCAACAAAGTAGGTTTGCTTTTAGACCAAGGCATTGAGCCAGAGTTACGGCTACGACATATACAAGCCGCCGATGCAGTCAGAGCAACTCTAGGATTGACCTTAACAGATTATGTAATTACTGATGCGCCATTAAATGTAGAATTACGGACTACAGCATCGGGAGCTAGTTGGGGGACAATTGGCAATCCAGATAGTTTATTACGGGCAGCTGAGATATTAATTAAAAAAGCGGGGGCAGAAGCGATCGCAGTTGTTGCCCGTTTCCCCGATGATATGGATGAGGAGGCAGTACAAAAATATCGCCACGGTGAAGGCGTAGATCCTTTAGCGGGTGCAGAAGCTGTAATTAGCCATTTGCTAGTGCGAACTTTTCAAATTCCTTGTGCCCATTCTCCCGCCCTTTTAAGCGAACCTCCACAACCTGATTTATCTCCCCGTTCTGCCGCCGAAGAATTGGGCTATACTTTTTTGCCGTGCGTGCTTGTAGGATTAAGTCATGCCCCACAATTTATAATAGAGAAAGGAGCAATCGCATCACAGCAAGAAGATATTTGGGCAGATGAAGTGGATGCTGCGATCGCACCTGCAACTGCTTGTGGTAGCAGTGCTTTACTGAGTTTAAGCCAAAGACGATGCCAAATAATTACAGTAGAAGAAAATAAAACTCTGATCAAAGTTCCTCCCCACCCCTTGGGAATCAAAGCTATACAGGTAAACTCGTATTTAGAAGCAGTGGGTGTATTAGTCGCACACAAAGCAGGCATCAACCCCTCCGCTCTCCGTCCCAAATTATTACCTTTGCAGTCAATTAGTCATTAG
- a CDS encoding CPBP family intramembrane glutamic endopeptidase, with translation MIEQQKQEPEIPYLTRIQILGAMGATAIILLIVAKFSLYFGNFSLFFWDLNQKELLLGVGLGFLITALSGFTYRLWTAYRKSADYYLEVVLKPLTLLDLIWLGLLPGLSEELLFRGVMLPALGSDLTAVIVSSFCFGILHFSGSQQWPYVIWATIVGMILAYSALLTGNLLVPIVAHIITNWISSYFWKIRQFSVIKK, from the coding sequence GTGATTGAACAACAAAAACAAGAGCCAGAAATTCCATACCTGACGCGCATCCAAATACTTGGGGCGATGGGAGCGACTGCAATCATTTTGTTGATAGTCGCCAAATTTTCGTTATATTTTGGCAACTTTTCACTATTTTTTTGGGACTTGAACCAAAAAGAGTTGCTCTTAGGTGTAGGGTTGGGATTCTTGATCACTGCGTTAAGTGGCTTTACTTATCGCCTATGGACTGCCTATCGTAAAAGTGCAGATTATTACTTAGAAGTGGTACTGAAGCCTTTAACCTTACTAGATTTAATTTGGCTGGGATTGCTACCAGGGTTGAGTGAAGAATTGTTATTTAGAGGTGTGATGCTACCAGCTTTAGGCTCCGATCTTACAGCTGTAATTGTATCCAGTTTTTGCTTTGGCATTTTGCATTTTAGCGGTTCCCAACAATGGCCTTATGTAATTTGGGCAACGATTGTCGGGATGATATTGGCATATAGTGCCCTGCTCACAGGCAACTTGTTAGTGCCGATTGTTGCTCATATTATTACCAATTGGATTTCTAGCTATTTCTGGAAAATTCGGCAATTTTCGGTAATTAAAAAATAA